The Impatiens glandulifera chromosome 3, dImpGla2.1, whole genome shotgun sequence genome contains a region encoding:
- the LOC124930571 gene encoding pectinesterase-like, whose amino-acid sequence MNIVHIGWYVDALPKIIYVAKDGTGEFSTIGEAINAIPNYVKFRTYIKIKPGNYTENIVVPKSKTRLTLLGSGIYKTIVSGSRSNKTGFATDKTPTADIFGEGFVAKDITFENTAGPSNNQAVALKSEAEFSAFYQCRFLGFQDTLYSKSGKQFYRECEIHGTVDFIMGNAAVVFQNCEILVGRSLPGKSNVITAQDRDDPTSLTGTVFHNCTFKASRELQPVLTSFETYLGRPWKVYSRVVIMQSYIDNLIDPKGWLAWDPTSRLDKLYYGEYGNKGPGAVTTGRVTWPGRILLNTTTQASPFTVRNFIQGHTWIPDQVPYHLDLI is encoded by the exons ATGAATATTGTACACATCGGTTGGTACGTAGATGCTCTCCCGAAAATCATCTACGTAGCCAAAGACGGAACTGGTGAATTTTCTACCATTGGAGAAGCTATCAACGCGATTCCCAACTACGTTAAATTCCGAAcgtatataaaaatcaaacctGGGAATTACACGGAAAATATTGTTGTTCCGAAAAGCAAAACTCGTCTGACGCTTCTAGGATCTGGAATCTACAAGACCATTGTCTCGGGCAGCAGGAGCAACAAAACTGGCTTTGCGACGGATAAAACTCCTACTGCAG ATATCTTCGGTGAAGGATTTGTTGCCAAAGACATCACTTTTGAAAATACTGCTGGCCCGTCAAACAACCAAGCTGTCGCATTGAAAAGCGAAGCCGAATTTTCTGCTTTCTATCAATGTAGGTTTCTTGGATTTCAAGACACTTTATATTCGAAATCAGGGAAGCAATTCTACCGAGAATGTGAAATTCACGGTACCGTGGACTTCATTATGGGAAACGCAGCTGTGGTTTTCCAAAATTGTGAAATTTTGGTGGGAAGATCTCTTCCGGGAAAATCAAATGTCATTACTGCCCAAGATAGAGATGATCCAACTAGCCTTACAGGAACAGTCTTCCACAATTGCACTTTCAAAGCGTCACGCGAATTGCAACCGGTTCTAACATCTTTCGAGACATATTTGGGACGACCATGGAAAGTGTACTCTAGGGTGGTAATCATGCAGTCATATATTGATAATCTTATCGATCCTAAGGGTTGGTTGGCGTGGGATCCAACTAGCCGATTAGATAAGTTGTACTATGGGGAATATGGTAACAAAGGCCCGGGTGCAGTTACCACGGGTAGAGTTACTTGGCCAGGTCGCATACTACTCAACACAACAACTCAAGCCTCTCCTTTCACTGTACGAAATTTTATCCAAGGCCACACATGGATTCCCGACCAAGTTCCTTATCATCTAGATTTAATATag